In a single window of the Coffea eugenioides isolate CCC68of chromosome 3, Ceug_1.0, whole genome shotgun sequence genome:
- the LOC113766616 gene encoding disease resistance protein At4g27190-like, with amino-acid sequence MATVSQSPYMRNDQDQLAEQLGLKITEQTEQTDLARAERLSVHLFKEVAEISDDSTLSGVAKQVAEECKGLSLAIVVVATALKSNHTLESWDRALRQLRKDRMGNLRGVQDLVFLRIEWSYNHLGTSEAKHLLLLCSSFPEDYSIPIECLVRYGKGLQLFQDTENLRDARDKVDLLVDELKSSYLLLNDGEKEDSIKLHDVV; translated from the exons ATGGCAACTGTGTCTCAAAGTCCATACATGAGAAATGACCAAGATCAACTTGCTGAGCAATTAGGGCTGAAGATAACAGAGCAAACTGAGCAAACTGATCTTGCCAGAGCTGAAAGATT AAGCGTGCATCTTTTTAAAGAGGTTGCAGAAATTTCAGATGATTCTACTTTGAGTGGTGTTGCAAAGCAGGTTGCAGAGGAATGCAAAGGTCTATCTCTTGCAATCGTTGTTGTTGCCACGGCATTAAAAAGCAATCATACTCTAGAATCCTGGGATCGTGCCCTTCGGCAACTAAGAAAGGATAGAATGGGAAACCTAAGAGGTGTTCAAGATCTGGTGTTTTTAAGAATTGAGTGGAGCTATAATCATTTGGGAACTTCTGAAGCTAAGCACCTACTTTTGCTTTGTAGTTCATTTCCAGAGGATTATAGTATTCCGATCGAATGCTTGGTTAGGTATGGAAAAGGGCTACAATTGTTCCAGGATACAGAGAATTTGAGAGATGCAAGAGACAAAGTAGACTTGCTAGTTGATGAGTTAAAAAGCTCCTATTTGTTGCTAAATGATGGTGAAAAAGAAGACTCTATAAAATTGCACGATGTTGTGTGA